GGGGCTTCGCACCGAACGAAAGAAGCCGAACCAGCTTCTCACGTTGGAGCTCGGCGGCGAGGCGCTTGGCGCTGCGGTGCCTTACACGATCCAGATGCCGCCGCGGTGGCTGCAAGACACACCGCGGAAAGGTTGGGACGCGAGGCTCATCCGTACTGGGACGGGTGCGATGGTCGACGTGAAGATCGAAGCAACACCCCAAGGCCCGATCGTCGACCAGCTTGCGGCGGAGGCCCTCCAGCCCGGGGAGCAGGTGGTACAGCGTCACCGACTCCAGAAGTTCGGGGACGCTTCGCTCGTTCAGGAGGTAGCGGGCGAGGGGCAGACAACGCTGATGGTGGCCACGGTGGTCACTCGTCGGCATGTGTACACGTTGGTTGGCATCGCTCAGCGCAATGACTACTCAGTGGTGGCTAGCGAAATGGAGAAGATGTTCGAGAGCCTCCAACCACCGACTGAAGAGGAAGCGCTACCTCTCGAAGCGGGCAAGGTCCTTTTGGGTCGCGTGGGCGGTAGAACCACCGGTTACAGTTTCGACTTCCCCGACCACTGGCATGCGCACCGTGCGCAGGCAGGCGACGAAGGTCCATGGGACTTGTGGGCCATGCGCCCTTTCCGTGGTGCAATGCTTCAGGTCGAGGTATTTGCGGCACCAACCGCTCTGGATGGAAATGCCTCTGGCCAACGTTGGCTGCGTTCGATGCGAGAGAAGTTCGAACGCGTGAACGTGCTGGAGGAGTCGGGTTCTGCGACGGACAGGTCTCGCTACAGCATGCACATCGAAATTTCCGACCAAGGGCATCGTTGGTTCGAGCTGCGGCGCTTTGGTCGGCGCGGCATCATCGTGCACGGGTTTGCTCCGACCGCATCTGGGACGGAATTGCGTGCCGAGGTTCAACGACTCGTAGCTTCGCTGCGCTTCGACTGACCGCGTGGTTCCGGGACGGAGCGGGTGACCGCGTGGTTCCGGGACGGAGCGGGTGACCGCGTGGTTCGGTGACGGAGCGGGTGACCGCGTGGTTCCGCGGCGGAGCGACATGGAAATGTAGAGGGACGGGTCAGGCGTGGCGGTAGTCGACGCTGAGGCGGAGGCGCGGTGCGCGCTCGCTGGACACGGCGCAGTGCACCGAGAGCCCGCTGAAGGAGAGCACGTTTCCCTCACGCGTAGCGGTAGTCGACGCTGAGGCGGAGGCGCGGTGCGCGCTCGCTGGACACGGCGCAGTGCACCGTGAGCCCGCTGAAGGAGAGCACGTTTCCCTCACGCGTAGCGGAAGTCGACGCTGAGGCGGAAGCGCGGTGCGCGCTCGCTGGGCAGGGCGCAGTGCACCGTGAGCCGCTGAAGAAGAGCACGTTTCTTCAGGCGTAGCGGTAGTCGACGCTGAGGCGGAGGCGCGGTGCGCGCTCGTTGGGCAGGGCGCAGTGCACCGTGAGCCCGCTGAAGAAGAGCACGTCCCCGGCGGCGAGATCTTGGCTGTGCCAGCGCGTGTCGGGCGGCAGGGTGATGGCTTGCTTCATGGGTTCGCCGGAGTGCGGGAGCAAGCCGCGGCGGTGGGACCCGGGGAGCAGCGCGAGGGCGCCGAGCTCCACAGGGCAATCGCCGAGGGGAAGCCACGCGGTCCATAGCTCGCCTTCGCCGGATATGTAGAAGCGATCTTGGTGGGGGCGCGTCGCGCGTTCGTCGCCGTCGCCGGAGACGACGCGGCACAGGTCGCCGCGCTCGGCGCGGGGCGCTCGGCCGAGGACGCGTGTGAGCGTCTGGATCAGGGCGGGATGATCGCGGAGCGCGCTGAACAGCGGGTCCGGCAGCAGTCGTTGCAGGAACGTGATCCAACGCGGGTCGTCATAGGCGCCGAGGCCGAGCCCCGGCGTGGAGACGGCCGCCAGGCGCGGCGATCCCTGCGCGAGCCAACCGAGGTCCGCCGCGATGTCGAGGGCGCGGGCGCGCAGCTCGAGCACGACGGACGTCGGCAACAGGCGCGGGAAGAACAGGTAGCCGTCGCGCTCGGCGAGCACGTGAACGTCGTCGGCGTTGGCGTCGATGAATGGCAGCATCAGCGCGCTCCAGCGGCGGGCACGCGGGGCGGAGCTGCGAGCTTTTCCAGCGTGTACGCCGCCTTCTTCTCGAGCACTTCACGGGCCAGGACCAGCACCGCCGGCGGGAGCTCGTAGAAGTTGCGATCGAGGGCCGGGTCCGTCGCGTAGGCACGCCGCACTTCGGCGGTGGACCACTCCGTCGGAAACGGCGCGTAAGGCAGCGGCGGCTCGCGGAGCCACCACTCCGTGAAGCCGTGCGCCTCGTGGTGGAGCTCGTACTCCGGCGTGCCGGGGTGCGGCACCAGCACGCCCCGAGCATTGAAACCACCAGCCAGCGGCCGCGCGCGCTCGATGAACCGGAGCGTGCCTTCGAGCTCGCGCTCGGTCTCGCCGGGCCATCCCACCATCACGTTGACCACGGTGGTGATGCCGACCCGCGCGGCGTCCGCCAACACCTCCAGCACACGGGTCGTGGTGACGCCCTTGCCGATGCGCAACAGGCGTTCGCTATCGCCGCTCTCCACGCCCAGGTCGATCCCGGTGCAGCCCGCGCGCGCGAGCAACGTCAAGATTTCGCGATCGAGGTGGGCGGGATGCGCGGTGCAGGTGAAGTGCATGCCGAGGGGCGCGAGGGCCGAGCACAGCTCGCGCACGCGGCGGCGGCCGACGGCGAAGCTGTCGTCGAAGAACGCAAACGCGGTGATGCCGTGCTGATCGCGCAATGCGGCGGCCTCGCGTGCGACGCTCTCGGCGCTGCGAAAGCGGAAGCTCCGTCCGGTGACTTGGTTGGCGCAGAAGGTACATGCTTCGGGGCAGCCGCGGCTCGACAGCAAGCCGCTGTACACGGGGCAGGTGTAGTGCTTCGGATCGAACAGGTGCAGCGCGCCGAGGGGGCTCGGCAGCGCGTCGAGGTCGCGTAGGAAATCCTGAGTCGGAGTGAGATGCGCGGGGCGCTCGAGCAGATCCGGCAATGCGCGCTCGGCCTCCCCCACGATCACGTGATCGAAGCCGTGGGCCAGCGGTTCCGTCGGGCGCACCGTGGCGTGCGGCCCTCCCGCCACCAGCGTCTGCTCCGGCAGCGCCTGCGCGAGCGCATACGCGGGCTGTGCTTCCAGCGTCTTGACGTGAATGCCGACCAGCGTCGGCTCCGCCGCGCGCACCGCCGCCGCGACCTGGTCGGTGGGCGCGCGACTCGCGGCCGCGTCCACGATCTTCACTTCGTGGCCGCGCGCCTCGAGGCTCGCCGCGAGGTAACCGAAGGCGAGCAGCGGCGAGCGCACGGGCTCGCGCCCCGCCGGGTTCACGAGAACGACGCGGGCCACGGGGCTACGGCAGGATCCCGCAGCTGGAGATCACGTCACCCATCACCACCGGACCCACGGGAACGTAGGGCGGCGCGAAGGTGGGCACGGGTCCCTTGCCCATCAGGTTTTGCACCACCTGTGTCACCTTCCACACCTCGAAACGCAGCGACACCGCCTGGGCGAACGCCTGGATGCCCGCCGTTGCGTCTTTGCTCTTCGCTTGCTCGCCGAGTCGGCTGATCACTGCCGCCTCCAGCGCGCTCACGCGGAATGCGGCATCGCCCTTGGGGGAAGCGCCAATGACCAATGGAAAGGGCACGTTCGCGGTGGGGGGCGCTGCCGGCGCAGGCACTGCTGCGAACGAGGGATACGCCGCGAAGGACGACAGCACGAAGTCGTCCGCCCAGGTCTTGTAGGCCGCGAACACGGTCTCCATGAACGCCTTGGCGACGTCCTCCGGCACGCCGTGGTTCTTCAGGTTCAACGCATGCAGTGGGCTCGCGCTCGACGTCGTCACGTTCAGACGCAGGTTGCTCAGCGTCACGGATTGGATCTGCCCACCCTTGGCGCACGTGAACTGAGACGCCGTCTGCTCGATCAGATCTTCGGCCTCCTTGCTCGCCGCGCTGGCCCAGGTAGCCCAGGTGTTGTCCGCCGCGACCACCGGCACGTCCAACGTCACCTGATTGGTGACCCGCGCCGACAGCGGCTCGTTGATGCGCTTGGAAGGATCGAGGGCGGCCTGCACCTTCGTGGCCCCGGCTTTCGGCGCCTTGAAGGCCACGGTGACGACCTTCTTCTGCCCCGCCGCCAGGTTGAGGGTTCCCTTTTTCGCCGTGGCGCCGGTGGTGATCACCCAGTCCAGGTTGGTGACGGGCGCGTCGCCTTCGTTCACCAGTGTGAGCTTCACGGTCACGACGGTGCCGGGTTTGGCCACCGGTGGGCTCACGGACAGCCCAAGAACCCGCACCAGGTCCGGGTTCTTCGCCTTCTTGAGCACCGGTTTGGGCGCGGGCTTGGTGCCCACGGGCTTGGGCGTGTCCGCGTTCGCGGTCGCCGCCGTCGCCAACCCAGCCGCCGAGAGAAGTGGCACACCCCGTCGAAGCAAACCGCGCCGCATCATGATGTCCTCCGGGCCGTGCAGTATCCGACGGACCCGCGCGCTAGTCTATTCGGGCCATGCCCGGGTCGTTTGCATTTGGTTGGGACGCCGCGGAAACAGCCCGGACGTACGAGCACTTCTGCGAGCGGCACGACCGGTACCGCCGCGCCAACGCGGAGCTCTTGACCGACGCGGAGCTCTTTTCCGCAGCGCAGGTCCTCGACTTTGCTGCCGGCACGGGGCGGACGGCGGAGGCGGCACTGAAGACCCTCGGTAGCGACGGCCGCGTGCTGTGCGTCGAGCCGGCGCGGGCCATGCGCGCGATCGGCCAGCGGCGCGTGACGGACCCGCGGGTCGCGTGGTTTCCGGAGCTTCCCG
This region of Polyangiaceae bacterium genomic DNA includes:
- a CDS encoding radical SAM protein; the encoded protein is MARVVLVNPAGREPVRSPLLAFGYLAASLEARGHEVKIVDAAASRAPTDQVAAAVRAAEPTLVGIHVKTLEAQPAYALAQALPEQTLVAGGPHATVRPTEPLAHGFDHVIVGEAERALPDLLERPAHLTPTQDFLRDLDALPSPLGALHLFDPKHYTCPVYSGLLSSRGCPEACTFCANQVTGRSFRFRSAESVAREAAALRDQHGITAFAFFDDSFAVGRRRVRELCSALAPLGMHFTCTAHPAHLDREILTLLARAGCTGIDLGVESGDSERLLRIGKGVTTTRVLEVLADAARVGITTVVNVMVGWPGETERELEGTLRFIERARPLAGGFNARGVLVPHPGTPEYELHHEAHGFTEWWLREPPLPYAPFPTEWSTAEVRRAYATDPALDRNFYELPPAVLVLAREVLEKKAAYTLEKLAAPPRVPAAGAR
- a CDS encoding phytanoyl-CoA dioxygenase family protein, translated to MLPFIDANADDVHVLAERDGYLFFPRLLPTSVVLELRARALDIAADLGWLAQGSPRLAAVSTPGLGLGAYDDPRWITFLQRLLPDPLFSALRDHPALIQTLTRVLGRAPRAERGDLCRVVSGDGDERATRPHQDRFYISGEGELWTAWLPLGDCPVELGALALLPGSHRRGLLPHSGEPMKQAITLPPDTRWHSQDLAAGDVLFFSGLTVHCALPNERAPRLRLSVDYRYA